The genomic window GTAATTACAAAATAATGCAATTTATAATAAGGAATATCGTtacccaaaaattgttttttttttctagccTGAACATTTTGTTACTAATTTTCTGTTTGCATTAATGttagaaacaataaaatattttaatatggaATTCCGTTAAATTATGCCTTATAAGTGAGGCCTCTAGAACAAAACCAGATAAAtccactttttaaaatttccgctttggtcgattttctttaaatttgttgacaGTTGCCAGCTCTTATAATATGATCgatttctattttaattattatttttttatttttttttaattttatatattttgtaatggAAGCACTTTTCTtagattctttatttatttttgaaaggaaACTTACTCTTACAAAATGTTGTTTTAAGGCACGGTTTTTAAGATCTTTTAGTTTGAAAGTACGAAAACACAATCTAAAAAGCGGCACCGATGTAAAAAAACCAAGTAGGCTTggactttttaataataatgaatagaAAAATCGATCAGgtgactttaaattattttgcatttGACAGTACATaacttatttttctaaattaaaccGCGAGTCTGAAAGTCAACCTTccgttacaaaatattttgtcgCTTTGCcgctggtatttttttttaatggctttaTTATAATTGAGAAGGGCACTACATTAACCTACgtgccaaattttattaaaatcgatcAATtggtttaaaacttaaaaagtttaattttttgttataactttGACTACCTGTAGATTTgtcataaaacatttttgagcaaaattttattacggcagtctatctttttttaaattctttatcacatattaaaattaatgacgtttgaaccggaccaccctgtataataatttaaaattttgattacagGTACCTCCCCAAAAATGTactcaataaatttattgaagtaTATAGAGAACATCCTGCGCTCTGGAAAATTAAGTCAAAAGATTataccaataaaaatttaaaaaatgtgggtTATGACGCTTTAGTAAACATCTGTAAAGAAGTTGAGCCGAATGCGAATAGAGAATATGTTAGTAAAAAAATCCAATCCTTACGTGGTTCATTCAGAaaggaattgaaaaaaattgaacaatctCAGCGCAGTGGAGCTTCGCCTGATGATACCTTATGGTATTTTGAACTGTTACAATTTACTATTGACCAGGAACTTCCAACTGAATCAATTGAAAATATAACAAGTGAAAcacaaaatattgatgaagttgaAAGTATTTTCCCCACAGAAGAACAAAGTAATGACGATATCCATAGTCAGACAGCAgaggtaattatttattataagtttttacataaatatgcACTTAAAAATAATGTGAAACAAATACACAATATAGTTGGTTTTCTTTAcgcttttcctttttttatcatttcttcTTGCCAGGCTATTTTTCCTTTACCCAAAAAGTATCGTAGATAATTTTCTCGATTTTGCTTAGCTTCCAATGGTACGTTCCTAactatgttttgttttaaagatgtAATTTCATAATTCTGCTGTCTCCAGTCACCTCCTTCTATTTCATGTGTTTCGCTATTTTCCTTATCAAGTGTGGAACTTGTTATATAAGATGAACTATGCCTTCTTAAATAGTTGTGCAAAACGCATATCGCAAGAATTATATACTTTGCTTTAGATACGTTCAAATTTATACAAGTATGAAGTATTCTGAATCTAGAAGCGATAAGACCAAATGCATTTTCAACCACATTTCTGGCTCTAGATAATCTGTAGTTGtaaattcttttttcaaaattcaaatcttTTTGTGGATAAGGTTTAAGAATATGTCTATGCAAAGCAAATGCTTCGTCGCATACAAACACGTAATTTAAATGTTCTGTAGTTTCAGTATTATCTGGCAAATTTAAGGCATCTTCTGAAAGTCGGCGATAAAACTCAGTATATTCGATGACGCCTGCATCTGACATTCTACCATTTTTTCCGACATCGACATAGATAAAttcataatttgcatttactaatGCCATTAAAACGATGCTGTAAAagtgcttgtaattataatataatgcaCCTGAACCAGCCGGAGATGTAATTCGTATATGTTTTCCGTCTAATGCTCCACCACAGTTAATGAAGTGCCacttattttcaaaatctttagcAATTGAGTTCCATTCTTCTTTAGTTGTtggaaactaaaataaaataaaataaaatatttttacttttgtaGGCTTCGAAAAGTAAGGCAACTAGTCAATATTCAAATacagaaagaaaaaagaagagaaTCGAAAAGGATGAAACTAAAGCGTTTATGAGGGCATGCACATCTGCTCTCACAAAGCATGAAGAATTTACAGAATTTGAGGCAGTTGGGATGAATGTCGCAGCTAAATTAAAACGCATGGACCAATCACAGGAAATTTTGGCTgagtttttaattcaaaaaattttaaccaaAGGCTTGTTAGGTCAACTCACTCAGGTCACGGATATTTATGAAAGACAGCAATGGACATCAACAACATCCTTGCCTCTAACCTCACCTGCATCAAATTCATCAAGTGACGTGCGTCAGTATTATGAGAATGCCGGCaattataatttctaaataattataattacaaattatttgtatttgttcagaattcatcttttttttaaagaataataattatttgcttgtatttatgaatctaataaaaatatcattctTACCTTTAAATACtcattttttaattgctcataaattattttgcaaGTTTCCGGAATAATGTATCCCAAAGCTTGAGGAGAAATCGcagtagaaaattttaaatcttcataGGATCTACCTGTAGCCAAAAATCTTAAAGTTGCCATGAGTCTTTCATTAGGCGGAATAGCCATCCTCATTACTGTATCttctttaactaaatattgTTCCAGTACTTGAAGAAGATTATCAAATGTTGTGCAGTCCAtgcgtaaataatttttaaaatcattgggATTGTTTTCCCTTAGTTCCTTAAGAAGGGGAATATGACCAAATTGGCTTCTTTCTTCTAGCCACTTTTTTGTCCAACATGCacgtttcttattttttttattttgtacggACGATATATACGCATATATTATTCCATAAGTCACTGCTCTGCgcctacttttattttttaacgttaacaTGATTTTAGCTAGTGTACTCTGTCGAACAAGCAATTACTACCAACGCCAATCCTTTTCAGATTTCTAAAATGCCACACGCCCCGCCAAGTCTACAGGAATCGACACACTTTTCTGCCACAAACGCACGTCTCTGAATGTGAAACTCTTGAGTGTCGGATTTACCCGCGCGATTATTTTGTACGTTTGTGTTTAAAAAcaatgccaataaaaaaattaatttagttcgtgacaggtcacacgtcaaatgtcagcgtcgtcaacttcattaccgttatttaatatattttttcttggcaacgctgaaaatattgaaacagagtgaccaacatcaaatcattataaaaatggcggccaccaggcagtggtcatttttgagCATGGAGGCTAtttgcattagcagtccaggtatatttatcaaGTTCGTGTGAATGGGTGTTTCCATGGTTTAGGTTAGTCTTCAAAACCAATTCAATAACCATGAAAACGTAGCTAATGTTTAGACTCTGACTgctgttagacatgacgtcattcgagcgcaaACATATGATGACGTAACGCTTTAGATATTCTAAAGCAACCGAGTAAGATgttgacagtttgacgtaccTTATTGGACCAAATAAAATGGAAGAAAAGCATGGCCTaattaaggcgggaaaattacaatttcatttaaaaagaaatctcatatttttattattttatcgcAATATCCAAAGCAAACATCCAATCTAAAAGGTTAAGTACTAACCTTTAAAGTACTTTTTTATTTGGTGTTGATCacatcagatattgatcaggataaaataaaattcttcggctttattttacatatctaaatgagttaatatACTGCAATAATCAGTAACAATAGTGTACAACTTTTCATCAATTTCAAAATGGatataaaacaatgttttccttttaattttcctgaaaaataattacttaaaattatatacataatttacaataattcattataatagatattatataaattagaattaatctaaaaatattaaaaagtattttgttagccCTGAACTATGCCAATCCAAATAGATTAGAACATATTGTGAAGATTTTTGTGTTATATCATGCATGTAAAGACATtaccattaggttaataatatccctaTTTTATTACCACAAACAGATTTTACTACTTATGTTCCAATAAACGAGGTTCGAACAGTTGTAAACGCATTCAACAGTTTCTATGATAAATTATAGTTTGCCATATAAGGACAGAAAACAACATTATTAAAACTGACTGGTACCATAAACCAACGGTTTCCGAAAGATTACTAAATTATAAGCcaaatataaaatcaatataattaatGTTGAATGTGTTTCAAGAAACACATTCAATAACATTTAAAAgcatacttaaatatattacttatctTAGGATATTTATAACgataacttaaaaaaagtgaaaaaaaccattgttttatttacataatctaAACACCTTAAAAATTGTAGCCCAGagctaaaatattattcattatagttaagtacataataattttaatttcacatgaaagcctgttaaatccccttttcgaaaatgtataaattgtcttaaattcattgtttttttacagagccaattttagtaaatgacacctttttcaaatttttccaagaatACATAcctgaagttctgtgaaaaccgcacattgttgtcattttccgttctcgacttataagcagttaaaatgtgtcaggttATAGATAGAAACCCTGTATTTAaatgttcccatttaatttttaattttttaattttaactataactctcaaaaaaaatatttttttgttaattttttatccctgttttttttttgaagatgtatttaaacaattagAGTAGTAATTGAATAGTGtcatatttaagttttaaattacttatttaatttatttttaatgtattttaatcattgatatttttttttgaccacTGTATAACATACCGTTTTAACTTGCCTATATGTGTTttaactatgtttttttttattttgtagtgccctgaagaaggcctaatatagaccgaaacgtttttttttcaagataaacaaattcaattttgtatcgatagaatagttataagactTATctcatcttttgacatattttattgtttaccatcacttccggtttaacaggaagagacactaacttttagaaaattcaagaagagacacttggtatattattacttattttgaTGGAAattaatattctgaaaacaatgatactctatttgctacttatttttattatcatagaaaaaatctttttttttttaaattttagaatgggGTTctatgaatgcgttgaaagttttaatttttaatcaagtaatcacggaaaaatagttttcattgcattttatgacatAAATCGGTTACACAcctatttaaaatgtacaaCCCAGGCTAATAAAAGCGTGTTAATTAAATACCTACTACTTACAAGTGGCCTTATATGCTAAAGATGTAACCAATAGAGcaaaaagtcaaatattaagaaatgttCAAATTAACAAACAAAAAGGAACCTATaacatcaaaaataatttagatctaccttttttagaaataaagtcCTCTATTTTTTCAGATAAGGTGATTAAATTAAAGATCTgtgaaaatattgtaaatacatAGGACGAagaacaaattttcaatttttttttgctataataattaatctaaATGGCCATATATTAGAGacgaaaaactgaaaaaaaacgctgaaaccaGTTTCTATGAAACGAAGGGGAACGAAAACACGCCTCATATTATCTCACCCTTATGTGCAATCCCTTGGACAGGATCAGATACTTTTAATGATACCatagaaagccacatttcagaaaattcttcAATAATAAAGCCTACTTTCAAATTCTTCACGTACATTTACAAATGTTTCTCTGCATATTGCACGGCATTCCTGAATTCTATGCTGGAGTTGGTCTTGTGACTCAGATTGTGTTTTAAAAGTTGATTTTAGGTGACTCCGCAAAAAGAAGTCAGAAGGTATTAGATCTGGGGATATAGGTGGCCATTCAGTAGGACCTTTTCTTCCAATCCACAATTAGGATAATGATCATTTAACCATTGCCTAACGGGAACTTCATAATGAGGAAGTGCTTCAAATTGTAGTAAACgttcttctaaaaataaatttccggATGCCTTTCGTTAAAACATTGAGTTGTCCTTAAGAAACATTTATCTTGGTAACCAGAAATATCTACACGTTTAGCTATGCTATACAccattgttaaaaataagaaGTGCTGCTTTTCATTTAAACTGAACCGAAAGTCAACTGTTCTTAAACTAATAATACTAGCACAACTTACTTTAAAAGCAAATTATGTGATAATAAAATGCGAAGACTTATACACAATGCTTTTTTTCCTGCAAAAAAAACCATAGCAACAACCAATGCAATACCTACGGGCTTGACATACTTAGATATGTTaagagtttaaatatttaatgaaatattaataaaaaaattcgaaaatgtgtttttatttattgggtTTCCATGATAAACAGAGATGGATTTTTtgaaatgtggctttctatGATATCATTGAAAGCTATTTTTCAAGAACTTGAAGATGTTAATATCACTCGACCCTTCTTTCATTTGAGAATTTGAACGGTGTAGCTCCGCACGGAGCTTTTACACGTGCGGAGCTATTTGCATCTGTGCCCTGTCCAAGGGGTTGCAGATAAAGGTGAGATAATAGGCTTGTTTTTGTTCCCTCTTcgttttatacaaaaaaaaaactgttttcagGAGGTGGATTCTGTTTTTTATTCAGTGTTTCGTTCCTAAATATCGCcatttgaagtttttaaattgtcactttgtatatgaatattttatatatacagatcgtgttttcgttcgttacgtTACTTTCGTTCGTGACAGAGCACCGctccggccggcccgaggacgggattagtaaacatctgactttcgtgggagctgcatcgtttggcgacaaaatgtcccaaaatattacgcaaaaatgcaggcatttttaaaatatttattctaatgccggttttatagacatggcaatgtgtaaaacccgcatagaattgtaatcttcaaatatttaatatgctgtgttttgcataatgaaaataaaaacgttattctaataaaaaataaaatatcaaatctgataaaaatataataaaaaatcagaaataaaactctaataaacaaatttaacaacatatcattttttaaataaaaggctccaataaaccgccttctttcgctaaacaaaaacttaacctatcgtaaaagctatttcgcacctccaaaagagtttcaggtaaaatggaattggcaccttcgacaattttatttcgcaactcctctaaatttgttttcctactaaattcatgcttgtaaatggtctgcttaaggtaatcccacagataaaagtcatttggagacaaatctggagatccaggaggccatttaatatcgccagtcccactaataaggcggtcaggaaaagtatttgttaaaaattcttttaccctagctgcgttgagcaggacagccatcttgctgaaaataaaccgatcccaggtctacatcaggtaggatttgaatgacaggaagaacttggttttacagcaactcaaggtacttttgggcgtttaaagtgccatcaataaaaaatttccctataacattgtcgcccaaaatacctgcccaaacattcaatttctgaggatactgggtacgaaactgaaaacttctgtgctcgttttcctgagaccaataacgaacaatggaaggattgtgtttgccatgtaatggaaaagaagattcaccaccagaaaacaaaatattttttaaaaaatattcgttttcatttgccttttccatcatggtttcacaaaattccattcttcgccactggtcttcaggaaatatttcctgagtttttgaatacttgaaacatttgaacccatattttttccagatacaagcaacagttttattgctcattcccagttcctctccaatacttctagtggaccgtgtcgaatcaagttctaagGTACTGCAAACCCGTTCTTCCCGctgttctatatcctggaccacttcaacaggtggttcttgacgttttgtgtggcattctttttaaaattttgaagacaaaaagatgtctcaaaatttgtaaccacatttaaaaccgtttttgcacaaggtctaattctattctcaaatgtcactgaaaacaaatctacattgtactgccaaATTGCcttcataaaaccatttaattagttgaactctttcggaaggggtataaatagccatagtgaaaaaaacacgaatataacgctcaaaaattattaatgcaacgcgcagtaacacagcaaagtgaggtctgctgactcccggttcaaaaaataaaaaggaaaaattccgccgcctgcaagccgcaaccaagcggtgttgccattattttgggtaatacgtagctcacgataacacgatctgtacgTATCTGATACGTCtccttcaattttaaaaaaagtagtatGAGATTAGATGATTTAATACTATCTACAAAATGGTTAAATATGAACCTTAAACACTTCATATACAAGTGGAAATCGCCATACATGACAACTGACATTGACATCCAGTGCGGGTAAAAAACGAAATGAGCTGTcaattgtaaaacaaaaattctcaaaaatctttTCCCTGTCGTCCATTTCGACGTTTGCACGTGTTTCACGTAGTGCCAGTGGAGATTAAATAGATTCACGATGGCACCGAAAGGTAATAATATGATTCCAAATGGGCATTTCCACAAAGACTGGCAGCGCTTTGTGAAGACGTGGTTTAACCAACCGGCCCGTAAAATCAGGAGACACCAAAACCGCGTGAAGAAAGCCAGGTCTATCGCACCTAGACCTGCTGCTGGCCCTTTGAGACCCGTTGTTAGGTGTCCAACAATCAGATACCACACTAAGGTAGATCTTATTCATAGTTTCTACTTCCTTTTTCATATTTGCCTATGCCAATGTGGTTAAAACAATGGGTAGAATAAAATCTCAATTCTAGGTCCGTGCTGGGCGTGGGTTCACCCTGCAAGAATTAAAAGCCGCAGGACTTAATGCCAGGTTCGCTAAAACTGTTGGGATTGCCGTAGATGTTCGCAGGCGAAACAAATCTGTTGAATCTATTCAACTTAATGCTCAAAGGCTAAAGGAATACAAGTGAgtagtaaagttttttttttacctttggCAGGTACCAATACTATTGCAAATTAtgtttctatttaatattatgtacaaGAGAtgcttatattgaaaaaaaaagttagttttaaGTGTGATGGGCTAGGTATTGTGTTAAGAGAATAGAACCGATATAGTAGGGATTGTTGTTGATTGCTCAGATTGCCATTTTTAGTCTGCTATAGGCATTAACTGGGAAGATTGTGTGAAGGTGTAATATTAGTCTCTTTGACTCTTTATATTgactttttacattttactcTTTATATTGAAAAcctcatacataaatatattagaCCACCATCTAACATTACATTTATAATATTCATGAAATAAACTTACCTCTTCCAACTGAAATTTACtggtatttattaaaataaaaaatttataattatgtgcGTCATTCAATAAAATTAGGACacaccttaaaaaaaactttagcaaggaactaaaaaaactttactaCTACTAACTTTACTAAGAGATTATTACAGCATTggagaatattttaatgatttattttgatgGATTATGATTATTATCTATCTGTTTATCAACTTCTGTTGTTCTTTTCTTCTACATTTATTTTGAACTTACTCACTCAATATTACTCActgttaattttattgttttgatgTTATCCTACATCTATATACTCAAAAATGGATCTGTTTGCTGTTATTGGAGGATTTAAGATTAGCAAGCTTTGAGTATGAGtgagattttaaattaacaattcaGTTTGAAAGGCTTTTTAATGATTGAAGATCATTACAATGTTGAATCAGAAACATAACAATTGAATTGCTATAAAAATGATAgtagtaaatgaaatattaattgtgTTTATAAATTACTGACAAAACACTAATTAGAGTTTGTCAGTTATGTAttaacattataaaatatagacccattaaatatatggaatgcagtttaaaaaaaggaaaatttgaCGGAAcagtttaataacaaaattatattcaaaaatgttgataatgtttttttcactaCCAAGTGGTTCTACTTCAGCAAGGAGACTATCAAAACATTATTCTAAATGTGAGCATAGAATGATcatttgcaaaataaatcaagtatatatcaagaaaatatGTAATATCTTCAAGTTATTTAAGtcaatgtatttttatgtaattcttaGTGAATAATGGGCAGAGCTTATTCTCATATGCTTGTTTCATTAAATCATGGTATTGGTTAATCTGCAAGCCTAATAATTTGACTAATAACTAGATATGTCAAGGAGCAcattataatttaatagataaaaattaaatttgtttgttatATCTTAATGCATCTAGTTTAACAGaccattttgataaaatttgtgACTTGaccattcaaaaaaattgaataggTGTTGCATTGCCTCTAGGCATGCTTAATAGATTAATGTCAATTTTAGAACCTGGGAAtcggaaaattttcaaaatattttaattgatgttagtttatttaatattgtacatGACACAACCCAGGCAGGTAAAGAAACAAACCATCAAAATATGTTTCAAGTAAGAGTATTAGAAAGTCCAAGAATTAATAATCACTACATAATTGAAATTTTGCAAAGTGGAGGAAGATATATTGACTTTATCAGTTTAAACAACCTACTGGAAcagcaaaacaaaattttattatgatcatgctaatatgaatgaaaagtataataaatttattaatataataaatgtattagattagagaaattataataaatgtattagaTATTATAGCTCTGTTGagaacagttaaaatttatcCTAGATATAAAGTTTGAACGAATGATATTGTCAGAGCTACTACTAGAAATAGGACTGTAAGTTATAagttatataaacaaaataaaacttctGAAAACTTCaataattacaaacaaaaagaaatttggTAGTAAAAATAATAGGGTATTAAAGAGAAAGTACTATGAAGctaaaatatatggaaataaagaaaatccaACAGAGATGGAAAACTGctagaatttatataaaaaaataagtgatGAATTTACAGGAAGTAGACATTAATGGTGAAGTTATTGATATGGAAAATAATTTACCCAACAAGTTGAATCACTATTTTAGAGAcagtataaattaaattctattaGATGTAGAGAGAACAAATATTGCAGAGAACTTAGAAAATCAGGACACTTTTGAGAATATTAAACAACCACTGcttgatttaataaattgtccTCTTGAAACTGGTGAACTCCCTGAACTACTAAAAGTATCAACAGTTATTCCAATAGcaaaagtaaataaatctaGTTTAGTTAATGACTTAAgactgataaatattttatgtgttAGACAAAATATTGGGAAAAGTGGTGTATACACAGCTCTTTAACAGTCTTAATGATAACAACATAATTAGTGATTTTCAATCCAGCTTAAGAGAAAAATTTAACTGTGAAACTGCTGATCAGGGTAGGTTGGCTGATGGGCAAAAACAATTGATTGTAATTTAGCTACTGGTGCCATTTTTCTGGATTTAGGAAGAGCATTTGAAACTATCAAGTAATGAAGTATAGGttattttgaagtaatttagtatgtatttaaaaaattgaaaataggtattaaaaattaatgatgttTTAGCAGAcctattaatatataaaaatggcaTTCCACGAGGTAGTGTGTGAGGACCATTgctataattttagtttattatttatctagATGTTCACATTACTTAAActtatggacaaaaaaaattatttacaatatatttatcGTGTCTCACTTTAGTTATTGTTTtagtgtat from Anthonomus grandis grandis chromosome 13, icAntGran1.3, whole genome shotgun sequence includes these protein-coding regions:
- the LOC126743863 gene encoding 60S ribosomal protein L13: MAPKGNNMIPNGHFHKDWQRFVKTWFNQPARKIRRHQNRVKKARSIAPRPAAGPLRPVVRCPTIRYHTKVRAGRGFTLQELKAAGLNARFAKTVGIAVDVRRRNKSVESIQLNAQRLKEYKSKLILFPVHQKAKLRAGEATAEERKVATQLTGEVLPIRQPALRTKARVPTEEEKNFNAYVTLRKARADARLVGIRAKRAKDAAENPEDVTKAGKEKKAKK
- the LOC126744056 gene encoding uncharacterized protein LOC126744056, whose translation is MECAVQKPREKVSISGTNHHAGLEWHSSRHETRRLKSFKASTNEDFVVCVITTFRCSVDPFLFLFKRNRCRCSKPLLLKMSDTRYLPKNVLNKFIEVYREHPALWKIKSKDYTNKNLKNVGYDALVNICKEVEPNANREYVSKKIQSLRGSFRKELKKIEQSQRSGASPDDTLWYFELLQFTIDQELPTESIENITSETQNIDEVESIFPTEEQSNDDIHSQTAEASKSKATSQYSNTERKKKRIEKDETKAFMRACTSALTKHEEFTEFEAVGMNVAAKLKRMDQSQEILAEFLIQKILTKGLLGQLTQVTDIYERQQWTSTTSLPLTSPASNSSSDVRQYYENAGNYNF
- the LOC126744055 gene encoding uncharacterized protein LOC126744055; this translates as MLTLKNKSRRRAVTYGIIYAYISSVQNKKNKKRACWTKKWLEERSQFGHIPLLKELRENNPNDFKNYLRMDCTTFDNLLQVLEQYLVKEDTVMRMAIPPNERLMATLRFLATGRSYEDLKFSTAISPQALGYIIPETCKIIYEQLKNEYLKFPTTKEEWNSIAKDFENKWHFINCGGALDGKHIRITSPAGSGALYYNYKHFYSIVLMALVNANYEFIYVDVGKNGRMSDAGVIEYTEFYRRLSEDALNLPDNTETTEHLNYVFVCDEAFALHRHILKPYPQKDLNFEKRIYNYRLSRARNVVENAFGLIASRFRILHTCINLNVSKAKYIILAICVLHNYLRRHSSSYITSSTLDKENSETHEIEGGDWRQQNYEITSLKQNIVRNVPLEAKQNRENYLRYFLGKGKIAWQEEMIKKGKA